One stretch of Theropithecus gelada isolate Dixy chromosome 12, Tgel_1.0, whole genome shotgun sequence DNA includes these proteins:
- the LOC112635998 gene encoding 60S ribosomal protein L26-like, producing the protein MKFNPFVTSNRSKNRKRHFNAPSHIRRKIMSSPLSKELRQKYNVRSKPIRKDEEVQVVRGHYKGQQIGKVVQVYRKKNVINIERVQREKANGTTVHVGIHPSKVVITRLKLHKDRKKILERKAKPRQVGKEKGKYKEETIEKMQE; encoded by the coding sequence ATGAAGTTTAATCCCTTTGTGACTTCCAACCGAAGCAAGAATCGCAAAAGGCATTTCAATGCACCTTCCCACATTCGCAGGAAGATTATGTCTTCCCCTCTTTCCAAAGAGCTGAGACAGAAGTACAATGTGCGATCCAAGCCCATCCGAAAGGATGAGGAAGTTCAGGTTGTACGAGGACACTATAAAGGTCAGCAAATTGGCAAAGTAGTCCAGGTTTACAGGAAGAAGAATGTTATCAACATTGAACGGGTGCAGCGGGAAAAGGCTAATGGCACAACTGTCCACGTAGGCATTCACCCCAGCAAGGTGGTTATCACTAGGCTAAAACTGCATAAAGACCGCAAAAAGATCCTTGAACGGAAAGCCAAACCTCGCCaagtaggaaaggaaaagggCAAATACAAGGAAGAAACAATTGAGAAGATGCAGGAATAA